The Patescibacteria group bacterium genomic sequence CATTTTAAATTTTAATAATTATATAAAAATTATAGCACAAAAAATAAAAAAATGAAAAAATACCCCGCTTTTACGGGGTATTTATTTTATGTTAATTATTTTCTTTTATTTCTGTTCAAGTCCACCTCCGCAATAACGCCATCCTCGCCTTTTTCTCCGGGAAACTGGACATCTACCGACTGCTTTAATATATGGTGGCCGATAACCTTTCCTCTCTTCCCGTCAACATTCACCTTGGTTCCCAGGGGCGGCATATTCTTAGCCAGTTCCTCATAGCCTTTCTCCTCAAAAGCCAGACAACACATCAGACGTCCGCACATTCCGGAAATGCGCTCGCTGCCGCGGTGGACAACCTGCTGGACCTCGGCCATTTCCGAAGTTATGGAAGCCAAATCCCCTAAAAATTTTTTGCAGCACAAGGGCCGGCCGCAAGGCCCGTAGTCGCCTTTTATTTTCGCTTCATCTCTAATGCCAATCTGATACAATCTCACGGTTCTGCTGAAATGGCGGGTTAAATCTTTGACCAGTTCGCGAAAATCAACCCGACCGTCGGCAATAAAAGCAAAAGTGATTTTTGACCCGTCAAAAGAGAAATAAACATCAACCAATTTCATTTCCAGCTGATTTTTTT encodes the following:
- the ricT gene encoding regulatory iron-sulfur-containing complex subunit RicT, encoding MKVAQVQFAPWDKVYSFDQNDLALTEGDMVVVKTDLGLEMGKVVGFVEMEEKDLADNGERKVDNGAEKEATGEEAKTPAKEKKIKPIIRKATSIDLEKRVSPEEKEEALGYCRKMVEKNQLEMKLVDVYFSFDGSKITFAFIADGRVDFRELVKDLTRHFSRTVRLYQIGIRDEAKIKGDYGPCGRPLCCKKFLGDLASITSEMAEVQQVVHRGSERISGMCGRLMCCLAFEEKGYEELAKNMPPLGTKVNVDGKRGKVIGHHILKQSVDVQFPGEKGEDGVIAEVDLNRNKRK